DNA sequence from the candidate division WOR-3 bacterium genome:
TTTTGTGACCTGTCCGATTAGAAAAACGGTCGAACCTGTTTTTCTGGCGAAAGTGCACATGATCTCGGAAACGCTTCTGACCTGATTGACGCTTCCGGTTATGCTCTCAATGGCAGGATTGAATACCGTCTGGACCGAATCGAGAATGACGGCGTCGTATTTCCCAACGGAGAGTATTTTCAGAATTTCGTTGGCGTCGTTTTCCGAGACGAATTTGAGGTTTTCCGAATGAGAACCGATTCTTTTCGCTCGCGAGAGAAGCTGATGCATGCTCTCTTCAGCAGTTATGTAAAGCGCATTTTTCGAAAAATTAGCGACGCTGTCGGCCACCTGGAGTATAAAAGTCGATTTTCCGATTCCGGGTTCTCCGCTGATAAGTATGGCAGATCCGGGGATAAAACCTCCTCCGAGAACCCTGTCGAATTCACCGACTCCGGTTATCGATTTTTCTGAATCAGACTGATAGGCGGAAATATCCTTGACGGATGACGCGGCTTTCGAAGAAACCGCTTCTTTTGATTCTACGACTGTGTCCCATGCCCCGCAAGAAGGACAGCTGCCCTGCCATCTAGTAAATGTCTCTCCGCAGTTGGAGCAGACAAATTTATCCCTGTTGACCTTTTTCACAGCTTAAAACACTTCGAGGTTGATGTATTTTCTCGGATTCGCTCTGATGTCTTCCGCCAGCATTTCGTATGCGCCAACCGCTCTTCTCATGTCGTAATACAGCGAATCTTCCTTTATGAGTTTGCCGAGGGTACCTTCACCTCTCGCTATAGATCTCTCTATCTGAATTAATAGCGTCAGGGCGGTGTCCATTTTACACAAAGTCGTGTCAAGAAGGCCAATGGTCTTGTCGAGTTTCTCACCCTTGTCCGATAACTGAGAAGAGACCGCGGCAAGGCTCGATCGGGTCTGGACGGCAGTCTGACGGAGTTCTGCGAGAAGATAGGTGAGATTTTGAACTGTCGACTGAGCGTCTACCACCAGGACGGTGCTTTGTTTTAGCAGTTCGCCCGCAGAAGTGTCGAAATTGCTTTTGATATCCGAAACAAGCATTTCAACATCTTCAACGGCTTTTGAAAGCTGTCCGATGTCGAATATCATGACAGGGTCGGTTGGCATCAGCTTTGTCGTGTCAAACGCCACGACGAGAGTTCCGGGTGTTATGTTTATATATTTTACGTTTGATATGAGTGACGTCTGGTATATCCCGGCTCTGGCGTCTGCGTTCAGATGAACGTCTTTGTCAAGAAGCATCTCGATTTCGACTTCCTTGTCGTGTATCGTAATTTTTGAAACCCTGCCTCTTGTCACGCCGTGTACCTGAACATCTGCGCCTTCGAACAATCCGCTGACGTTGTTGAAGACCGCTCTGATTTTGTAACCCTTTTTTGAGAAAGTGAAGTTTGAGAGAAAGGCGTAACCGGCAATGACAATAATAATGCTCACGACAGCCAGAAAAGTCACTTTCCACGAATAGCTTTTTTCAATATGTTTCATAATGCTAATTTATATCACAAAATCCGGGCAATTCAATTGAAAGATTATTTTTATATGTCATTTTTTCAAACGTCCGTGAAACGTATTGCGGATATCGAGCGCAATCAGTTTATCTCTATCGGACCTTCACTTTTACCGAGCAGAAATTGATTCAGATACGGGTTGTCAGAGTTTTTAGTTTCTTGCGTTGATCCGGAAAATATTATCTGGCCCTTGTAAAGCATTGCTATCCGCGAAGCCACAGTATAGGCTGACTCTATGTCGTGGGTTACGACTATGCTCGTTATGTTCAGTCTTGAGTTTAAATCCACTATCAGTTCGTTTATGTGTTCAGCGAGAATGGGATCGAGCCCTGTGGTCGGCTCGTCGTAAAGAATGTAAGCCGGTTCCATTATAATCGCTCTCGCTATGGCGACCCTTTTTCTCATTCCGCCTGAAAGCTCAGCTGTTTCGAGAAATTCACAGCCCTTTAAGCCGACCATTTCGAGTTTTTCGGATACCTTGTCCATCATTTCGGAAAAAGGAATTTTTGAATGTTCTTTGAGCGGCAGTGAAACGTTTTCAGCGACCGACATGGAGTCGAAAAGGGCTCCTCCCTGAAACACGAAACCGAACTTCTTTCTCTGTCTGAAAAGCTCGGGAACGCTTATTCTTTCAAGATTGACTCCGTCTATTGATATTGTTCCGGAATCGGGCCTTATCAAACCTACCATGTGTTTAAGTAAAACGCTCTTTCCTACGCCTGATTGTCCTATTATGACGAGCTTTTCGCCGTTTTCGACGTCTATTGACAGGTCTTCGTAAACGATCTTGTTCTCAAATTTTTTGTAGAGATTCTTTATGGAGATCATCTGAACACAAGCCTTGCGACAAGATAGTCAGCTATCAGAATCAGGACGGACGCCGAGACAACAGCTTTTGTCGTCGCTTGTCCGACGCCTTTTGCACCGCCGTCGGCGTGAAAACCTGTAAACGTGCCGGCAAGGGAAATTATCATGCCGAAAATCACGGCTTTGATCAAACCTCCGAACAATTCGATCGGCATAAAGCTGAACTTCATGCCTTTCATGAAAGTTTCGTGCAATATTCCCATGGAAAGCGTGGCCAGCAAATACCCGGCGAAGATCGATGCAGCCTCGGAAATCACTGTTAAAACGGGGGTCATCATAACTACTGCAAAAAATCTTGGCAGAACCAGGAATCTGAAAGGGTTTATTGCCATGGCTGAAAGAGCGTCAATCTGTTCCGTGACTTTCATGGTACCGAGTTCAGCCGCCATTGCCGCTCCGACTCTTCCTGAAAGCATCAGCCCCGTCAGGAGAGGACCGAGCTCTTCGAGTGTCGCTTTTACTAGAGCCGTCGAAATATATATGTCGGGGATTATTCCCCTTCCTTGAAATTGAGCCTGAAATGTCGTCACGAGGCCTATCGCGGCCGAAGACACTATTATAATCGGAAGCGACTGATTGCCGGTAAGATACATCTGTTCTACCGTCAGTTTTAGAAGTATTCGGGGTTTCTCGAAAGATTTAATCATTTCTACTATGAAAAGAAATATTGAATTGATCAGGATTAGTATACCTCTGACCCTGTTTCTTATGAGATAGTAAAATCTGTCGATTATCTTTTTTATTATTTTATTCATCTTCCGAGGAGTCGACCGGATCGAACCTGAGGTACTCCGGAGTCCAGTGGAGTTTTATGATGTCGGTAGGTCCGTTCCTGTTTTTTGCTATTATGAGTTCGGCCTTGTTTTTTACTTCTTCTTCCTTTGTGTAGTAATAATCTCTGTGCAGAAACATGACGACGTCTGAGTCCTGTTCTATGGCTCCCGATTCGCGCAGGTCGGATAGCTGGGGTTTACGCTCCGTTCTCATTTCAGACGCTCTGCTGAGCTGTGATAAAGCAAGTACCGGGACGTCAAGTTCTTTTGCCATTGCTTTCAGCGCCATGGAAATGTTGGCGACTTCCTGCTGTCTGTTCTCTACTCTCATTTCCGTGTATCTTATAAGCTGAAGATAATCAATAATTATGAGTCCGAGCTTTTTTCCACGTTTGCTGAGGTCTTCGGCTTTCCTTCTCGCTTTTGCTTTAAGTTCGAGAATTGACATGGCCGATGAGTCGTCGATGTATATGTCGGTGGACGCAATTTTTGAGGCGGCGTTCGTTAGCTGGTCGAAATCCGCGTGAGATATGAAACCGGTGTTGATCCTCTGGCTGTCGACACGGGCAAGGCTCGCTATCATTCTGCTGACAATTCTCAGACTGTTCATTTCCAGGCTGAAAATGAGTATGGGGACTTTATTTTTTGTCGAAGTTTCGGTCGCCATGTTCAAAGCGAAAGCCGTCTTTCCCATTCCCGGTCTGGCCGCCAGTACTATGAATTCCTGTCTCTGCAAACCTCTCGTGATCTGGTCGAGTCTGGGATAGTGAGTTTCGACGCCGGATATTTTTCCCTTGTTCTGATAAAGATTGTCAACTTCCTTTATGGCTTCGTGAACGACGTCGGATATCTCGTCGAAATCGGAAGATTTTTTTTCCTGTCTTATCCTGAATATCAGGCTTTCCGCGTTGTCAAGCTGTTCTTCGGAATCCATGTCCGAAGTCGTCGCGATTGATACGATTCCCTGACAGACATCTATGAGTCTTCTCAGGATGGAAGTGTCCTTGACCCTTTTAATGTATTCCGAAGTGTTCGAAGCCGCAGTGCCGAGAAGGCTGCCTTCGAGTTCAGCCAGATATGCAATGCCGCCTATTTCTTCGAGTCTTTTCATGCGGCGGACTTCGTCGCCGACAGTGACGAGATCGACGACCGGATTGGGAGTGTCGTTGAATATTTTCATTATTGCCTGATAAATTATTTTATGCGCGGGAACGTAAAAATCTTCAACGGAAAGCCTTTCCGCGGCGAGTGAACAGGAATCCGAGTTCAGCATGCAGGAAGCCAGAACAGCGGCCTCAGCTTCCGGAGAGGAGGGAAGGATGCTTCTTTTGGCAGTCGCCATCACCACGTTCCTATTTCGTCAGGATCTTCACCCTGGGCTATCCTCAAGAGTATCTTGACGTCTTCCCACGCAGGTCTTTTTAAGTTGGGATTTCTCAACAGAGCGCTCGGATGGTAGGTGACGACTACGGGAAAAGATTCGAATCTGTGAATGCGGCCCCGGTAATCGGAGAGTTTTTGCCCTTTGTTCAAAAGGGCTGAAGCGGCGTGCCTTCCGAGGGCGCAAACAACTCTCGGGTTAATCGCGAGAATTTGGCTGATTAATGTTTCCAGACATTTTTCAACCTCGTCAGGAATGGGATCCCTGTTTTCAGGGGGCCTGCATTTAAGAACATTGCAGATGTAAACGTCTTTTCTACAGGTCTGCATACCTTTTTCTATGATGTCAGTCAGGAGTTTGCCGGCTCTTCCGACAAAAGGCCTGCCGCTCAGGTCTTCTTCACGTCCCGGCGCTTCTCCCACGAATACTACTTTTGCATCAGGATTCCCTTCTCCGAAAACCATGTTGGTTCTGGTCTCGCCGAGAGTGCATTTTTTGCACGATTTTATTTTTTCGAAAATATTATTCAGTATCGCGGCTTTTTCTGATTGCCCGCCGGAGTATGCTTTGGTTTTGAAGTTTTCAATATATTCAACGCCTTCTTCTTCCAATTCTTCCAACAAAGCTATTAACTGGTCTCTATTTACGGATTGCATCTGCTATACATTTTACGACAATTACGGCCAGATCGTTTTTTGAAATTTTCTCAAATGAGGAAATCGCGGATCCGTCACTTCCTATTATCACTATGTCTGAAGAATCTGCTCCTATAGAGGAAGGAGAATTGGCTATTACAAGGTCGAGTTTTTTCGTTCCGATTTTTTTTCTCGCGTTTTCCTCAAGATCCGAAGTTTCAAGAGCGAAACCCACGGTAAAGATTTTTCCTCTCATGCCTGAAGTGGCCACAAGAATATCGTCTGTTGGTGTGAATTCGATTGCAATGCTTTTATTTTCTCTTTTTATTTTGTTTTTGGAAAAAGACGCGGGGCGGAAATCGCTTATAGCCGCTGACATAATAAAAATGTCGCATTCCGGAAGCAGCCGGAGGACGGCGTCTTTGAAATCTGCTGATGTTTTCGCCTCGTGATACGAAACTCCGTGAGGAAGCGGGACCTGTGGAGGGCACACGAAGTCAATTTTTCCGGCTCTTTGCCTGAAGGCTTCCTGAGCTAAGGCACGACCGGTTTTACCGCTGGAAAGGTTTGTTACAACTCTCACGGGATCTATTGGTTCAGAAGCCGCTCCGGCCGTGATGAGAATTCTTTTGCCTTCGAGCAGTCCTTCCGAGAGAAGTTTTTCGCATTCAGCTATTATAACCGATTCTCCGGCAAGCCTTCCTGTTCCGATGTCATTGCAGGCGAGAGAACCTGATTCAGGTCCTATAAAGTAAAATCCTTTTTCACGAAGAAAATTGACGTTGCTCTGGACGATATTGTTCGTCCACATATTGACGTTCATGGCTGGCGCGACGGCAATTTTATTTTTGTAAGCGAGAGCTACAGAAGAGAGAAGGTCGTCACCGGAACCTTTGGCGAGTTTGGCTATAAAATCAGCGCTCGCCGGAGCTACAAGAAAAATGTCCGCCCATTTTGCCAGGTCAATGTGCGGGATGGGGAAGCCGCCGTAACATTTAAAGGTGTCGGTGTAGACTTCCGTGCCCGTAACGGCTGAAAAAACAGATTCGCCCATCAGTTTTAATGCGGATTCAGTCATGACGACTCTGACGGAGTGTTTATTTTCCCTAAGTCTTCTTATCAGAGAAGGCATTTTATAGATTGAAATACTTCCTGTCAGTCCGATCAGGATGTTGCTCATAATTTTTTCTTTTCCGATTTGTCCGGTTTTTCCAGTATTTCTTCTTCGTCGGCGTAATGATAATTCAGTTCTTTGTTCTGAAGTTTATTAAAAGCGGTCACCAGAGGTTTTTCTTCGAGCTGAAGAGCTCTGTTTTTGGCCAAAGCGTTAAGTTTTTTTGCTTCTCTTGCAGCGGCAATAGTGATCTCGAAGAGGTTTGTGCTGTCGTCGAGAAGACCGTCTTTGGCTATTCTGTAATTTTTATTGTCCAATTTGCCACCTCCTTAATTGAGTTTTTATCAACGAGGCATTTTTCGGCGGTGAATATGCATTTTATCTGCATCAGAGCCTCTTTTACTTCGTCGTTTTTCACAACATATTTGTATGCGCCTATCTTTTTCAATTCTGATTCCGCATTCTCGATTCTTTTTTCGTATTCATTGTCGGTTTCAGTGCCTCTCTTTTTGAGTCTGCTGGCGAGAGTCTCAGGAGAAGGAGGCAAGATGAATATTGTCGTCGCGTGAGGATATATTTTCAAAAGGCTTGCGACGCCTTGTACGTCTAAATCGAGAAGACAAATATTATCATTTTTTCGGGATTTTTCAATCTGTTCCAGCGGCGTTCCGTAAAAAAATCCGTGAACCTTAGCCCACTCTAGAAATTCATTGCGGTCAATTTTCTTTTTGAAAGCTTCTTCGGACACGAAAAAGTAATCTACGCCTTCTATTTCACCCGTCCTCCTGGGTCTTGACGTGAAAGAGACTATGTAGTCAACTCCGGGCGTTGAATTTTTCAACTCTCTGCAAATCGTCGTTTTTCCGGCTCCTGAAGGGCCTGAAAGGGCAATAATCATTTTCTTTTTCATTCTATATTTTGAACCTGTTCTCTTATGTTTTCAAGGTTTTCTTTGATTTGGACTACTTCTAAAGATATTTCTGCTTTCTGAGCCTTGGAAGCAATTGTGTTGGCTTCTCTTTGCATCTCCTGTATAAGAAAGTCCAGCTGTTTGCCTACGGGAGAGTCTTTTTTCAGAATCTCTTTGAATTTTTGCAAATGAATGTTTAAGCGGTCCAATTCTTCATTAATAGTTATTTTATCGGCTAAAAATGCAGTTTCGGTCAAAATTCTTGCTTCTACGAAGTTCCGGAACCAGATCCTGTCTTTGTCCGATATATCCTGCCTGGCTGACAGCAAGGAATCTATGGAGTCCGACAGAAGAGCGAGCAGTTTCCCCTTTTTTTCAATGACCACTGAAGGGGCGATATTGCCGATGCAATCTTTTGATCGCTCTATTTTGGACAAATATACGGATATTGTTTCAGCAAGTTTTTTACCCTCTTCGATCCTTTTTTCAGATAGATCGGAGAGAGTTTTTTCAATTGTGTTTTTAATTGTTTTCCATAACTCTTCATCGGGATTCTGGCCTTCTTTTTGGATATTTAGGTTGAATTGAAGAACATGTTCCAAAAGGACAGAATCTTTAAGTCCGAGGGTTTCTTTGAGTTTCAAAATTTCATCTAACGTTGATCTGGCCATCTTTTCGTCGAAAGAAAATCCTCCGTTTATCTGCGAGGGGTTTTTTATCGAGACTGTAATTGTAATTTTTCCTCTTTTCATTTTTTCGGCGACAATTCCGGCAATTTCAGTTTCCATGTTCGATACTTCTCTCGGAGCATTCAGGGATACGTCGAGGTATCTGTGATTCAGGGATTTTATGGCGACGCTGAGAGACGAGCCGTCTTTAAGAATTTCCTCGGAATTTGCAAAACCTGTCATACTGCTTGGCAATCAGACCTCCTCGTATAATATTGAAACTGGTCCGTCGTTTATGTATTCGATGTCCATGTGAGCGCCGAAATCCCCTTTCTGCGCCGACGGTACTCCTTCCCGGATTTTTTCGAAGAAGAAATCAAAGAGTTTTTTGGCGTCTTCGGCTTTCATCGCTTTTCCGAAATCGGGTCTTCTGCCTCTTTTTGTGTCAGCGTACAGAGTGAACTGAGAGATCACCATGATAGAATATTCTGTTTCTATTACGCTTTTTTCAAAAGATTTGTCTTCTTGGTCAAAAAGCCTTGCGTTTAATATTCTCGAAGCGAGCGAAAAAGCATGTTTTTCAGTGTCTTCTCTTTTTACACCAAGATAGACTATCAATCCTTTTCCGATAAAAGCTTTTTTCCCGCTTTCTGAAAAAACTCCCGCTTTTTTTACCCTCTGCACTAAAGCCAGCATTAATTATCAGTCCTGTTTCGAAAAATTTGTGAGACGGCGTAAAACAGTATAGCGGATATGATAATAAAAAAACTCAGCTTTATCAATTATTTTTATTGTTTATTTGGTCTGAATTGGTTTATACTCTTTATCTTTGACAATCAGAAAAAAACCATAGAATAAAAAACCGTCTTCGTTCACGGAAAGGAGAAGTTGAAATATGGTCTTGGAGCGTTTTAGAAAACACATGGCAATTG
Encoded proteins:
- the gmk gene encoding guanylate kinase, translated to MKKKMIIALSGPSGAGKTTICRELKNSTPGVDYIVSFTSRPRRTGEIEGVDYFFVSEEAFKKKIDRNEFLEWAKVHGFFYGTPLEQIEKSRKNDNICLLDLDVQGVASLLKIYPHATTIFILPPSPETLASRLKKRGTETDNEYEKRIENAESELKKIGAYKYVVKNDEVKEALMQIKCIFTAEKCLVDKNSIKEVANWTIKITE
- a CDS encoding ABC transporter permease encodes the protein MNKIIKKIIDRFYYLIRNRVRGILILINSIFLFIVEMIKSFEKPRILLKLTVEQMYLTGNQSLPIIIVSSAAIGLVTTFQAQFQGRGIIPDIYISTALVKATLEELGPLLTGLMLSGRVGAAMAAELGTMKVTEQIDALSAMAINPFRFLVLPRFFAVVMMTPVLTVISEAASIFAGYLLATLSMGILHETFMKGMKFSFMPIELFGGLIKAVIFGMIISLAGTFTGFHADGGAKGVGQATTKAVVSASVLILIADYLVARLVFR
- a CDS encoding uracil-DNA glycosylase, whose product is MQSVNRDQLIALLEELEEEGVEYIENFKTKAYSGGQSEKAAILNNIFEKIKSCKKCTLGETRTNMVFGEGNPDAKVVFVGEAPGREEDLSGRPFVGRAGKLLTDIIEKGMQTCRKDVYICNVLKCRPPENRDPIPDEVEKCLETLISQILAINPRVVCALGRHAASALLNKGQKLSDYRGRIHRFESFPVVVTYHPSALLRNPNLKRPAWEDVKILLRIAQGEDPDEIGTW
- a CDS encoding D-tyrosyl-tRNA(Tyr) deacylase, translating into MLALVQRVKKAGVFSESGKKAFIGKGLIVYLGVKREDTEKHAFSLASRILNARLFDQEDKSFEKSVIETEYSIMVISQFTLYADTKRGRRPDFGKAMKAEDAKKLFDFFFEKIREGVPSAQKGDFGAHMDIEYINDGPVSILYEEV
- a CDS encoding YicC family protein gives rise to the protein MPSSMTGFANSEEILKDGSSLSVAIKSLNHRYLDVSLNAPREVSNMETEIAGIVAEKMKRGKITITVSIKNPSQINGGFSFDEKMARSTLDEILKLKETLGLKDSVLLEHVLQFNLNIQKEGQNPDEELWKTIKNTIEKTLSDLSEKRIEEGKKLAETISVYLSKIERSKDCIGNIAPSVVIEKKGKLLALLSDSIDSLLSARQDISDKDRIWFRNFVEARILTETAFLADKITINEELDRLNIHLQKFKEILKKDSPVGKQLDFLIQEMQREANTIASKAQKAEISLEVVQIKENLENIREQVQNIE
- a CDS encoding MCE family protein; its protein translation is MKHIEKSYSWKVTFLAVVSIIIVIAGYAFLSNFTFSKKGYKIRAVFNNVSGLFEGADVQVHGVTRGRVSKITIHDKEVEIEMLLDKDVHLNADARAGIYQTSLISNVKYINITPGTLVVAFDTTKLMPTDPVMIFDIGQLSKAVEDVEMLVSDIKSNFDTSAGELLKQSTVLVVDAQSTVQNLTYLLAELRQTAVQTRSSLAAVSSQLSDKGEKLDKTIGLLDTTLCKMDTALTLLIQIERSIARGEGTLGKLIKEDSLYYDMRRAVGAYEMLAEDIRANPRKYINLEVF
- the dnaB gene encoding replicative DNA helicase: MATAKRSILPSSPEAEAAVLASCMLNSDSCSLAAERLSVEDFYVPAHKIIYQAIMKIFNDTPNPVVDLVTVGDEVRRMKRLEEIGGIAYLAELEGSLLGTAASNTSEYIKRVKDTSILRRLIDVCQGIVSIATTSDMDSEEQLDNAESLIFRIRQEKKSSDFDEISDVVHEAIKEVDNLYQNKGKISGVETHYPRLDQITRGLQRQEFIVLAARPGMGKTAFALNMATETSTKNKVPILIFSLEMNSLRIVSRMIASLARVDSQRINTGFISHADFDQLTNAASKIASTDIYIDDSSAMSILELKAKARRKAEDLSKRGKKLGLIIIDYLQLIRYTEMRVENRQQEVANISMALKAMAKELDVPVLALSQLSRASEMRTERKPQLSDLRESGAIEQDSDVVMFLHRDYYYTKEEEVKNKAELIIAKNRNGPTDIIKLHWTPEYLRFDPVDSSEDE
- a CDS encoding ABC transporter ATP-binding protein, giving the protein MISIKNLYKKFENKIVYEDLSIDVENGEKLVIIGQSGVGKSVLLKHMVGLIRPDSGTISIDGVNLERISVPELFRQRKKFGFVFQGGALFDSMSVAENVSLPLKEHSKIPFSEMMDKVSEKLEMVGLKGCEFLETAELSGGMRKRVAIARAIIMEPAYILYDEPTTGLDPILAEHINELIVDLNSRLNITSIVVTHDIESAYTVASRIAMLYKGQIIFSGSTQETKNSDNPYLNQFLLGKSEGPIEIN
- the coaBC gene encoding bifunctional phosphopantothenoylcysteine decarboxylase/phosphopantothenate--cysteine ligase CoaBC, coding for MSNILIGLTGSISIYKMPSLIRRLRENKHSVRVVMTESALKLMGESVFSAVTGTEVYTDTFKCYGGFPIPHIDLAKWADIFLVAPASADFIAKLAKGSGDDLLSSVALAYKNKIAVAPAMNVNMWTNNIVQSNVNFLREKGFYFIGPESGSLACNDIGTGRLAGESVIIAECEKLLSEGLLEGKRILITAGAASEPIDPVRVVTNLSSGKTGRALAQEAFRQRAGKIDFVCPPQVPLPHGVSYHEAKTSADFKDAVLRLLPECDIFIMSAAISDFRPASFSKNKIKRENKSIAIEFTPTDDILVATSGMRGKIFTVGFALETSDLEENARKKIGTKKLDLVIANSPSSIGADSSDIVIIGSDGSAISSFEKISKNDLAVIVVKCIADAIRK